The genomic window CGGCGGTGAAACACGCGGACCGTTGCGTTCCTTCCAACGAAATTCGAAAGTGCGATCCTGTCCGACGTTCCAATCGATCGAGATTTCTCCCTCGTCCGATCCAAGCGCGCCATATTTTGCGGCGTTTGTGGACAGCTCATAGATCGCCAGCGAAAGACCAACGGCCTGCTCGGCTGAAATCGCGATCGAAGGTCCTTGGATCGTCAATCTGCGTTCATCGTCGATATGAGGCGCGATGGCCTCGCGAACGACCTCTGCGAAGTCGGTATCTCCCTCCTGCCGGGTGATCAGTGTCTGGGTTCTCGACATTGCCTCGATACGCGAGGCGATGATCTCGCTTGCCTTTTCCAAGCTCGGTGCATTGCGCAAGCTTGCTGTCACCACTGCACTCACCACCGCCATGGTGTTCTTCACCCGATGCATCATTTCCTGATGCAGGAACCGTTGCTGCTCTTCGTTCAGCTGGCGTTGCGTCACATCGGTGAACAGAGAAGCGACGCGGTCGCCCTCCAGGCGTCGAATTCGATTCTCGAACCTGTTCTCATTTATCGCTTTGGCGCTGACGCTCAGCAGAGGCTCCCCAGTGTCAAGCACCCTTCGGACAGCGGGCAGCATCTCTTCGCAAAGCTCCGGCATGAGGTCGCCAAGGCAGTGTCCCAAGACAGCGTTTGCGTCGAGCCCGAGCAGCCGCTCGAAGGCCGGGTTCACTTCTTCGAAGCGAATGTCCGCAACGTCTCCGGCGGCATCGCGCACTGCCTCGGCGATGTAATAGCCCTCCTGCATGTCCTCGAAAAGCCGTCGGTATTTGAGTTCCGAGACCCCGACCGATATTTCGCGCTCCACGACGAGCGCCAGGCTTTGCAGCACCTTCCGGTCATGTTCGGTCCATTGGTGGGGTGTCGTGTCGATTGCCGCGAGCGCCCCCACCAGTTCGCCGGTTGGCAACGCGATCGGAACGCCGAGATAGGCCCGCACACCAAGATCTGCGATGGCATGATTGCTGTTTACAAGCTCGTGGAGGTCGGCATCGTTCACCTTGAGTATCGCCGCCCGCTCCACCACGTGTTGGCAGAAAGAGTGGGTCAGCGGCGTCTCGCCGACGCTGTCCCAAGGCGCAGGTAAACCACAATGGCCGGCGAACACCTGACGGTCCTCATCGACAATGGAAATGATGGCAACCGGCACCTGTAACGCGACACGCACATGCTCGGTCAGGTGATGAAACTGTTCGCGACCGGAACTGTCGAGCAGTCCGGATCGTCTAATCGCCGATACTCTGTCGGACAACTTTTGCGGCATGCTCAGGAAACCAGCTTTCGACTGGTCCATACGCCAGCTTGGGTTAGATATACGATGGAAGTGAACCTACAACAGATTCGAACTTAAATCTGCGCCTTAGCCTTAAGCGATCACAGCTATTGCCTGCAGGGCGAAGGCGGCCACGGCTGCTGCCGGCGGTCTCCGGCTCAATATCCTCCTCACCCTTCACCCCGGAACCGGCGTCGGCTTGCCGTTGCCGTCCAGCGCGACCATGACGAAGGTGGCGTTGGTGACTTTGTCCATCTGGTCGGAGAGGTAGCGTTGGGCCCAGGCTTCGACGGTGAGGGTGATGGAGGTGCGGCCGACCTTGGCGATGTCGGTGTAGATGCAGAGCGTGTCGCCGATCTTGACCGGCATGGCAAAGGCCATTTCGTTGACGGCTGCGGTGACGACGCGGCCTTTCGCGCGTTCTGCGGCGCGTATGCCGGAGGCGAGATCCATCTGGGCCATGACCCATCCGCCGAAGATATCGCCCGCGGCGTTGAGGTCGGCGGGCATGGCAAGCGTTCTGAGCGTCAGTTCGCCGGTCGGTCTCGGGGCTTCGTTCATGCGGGCTCCTTCAGGGATTTGCCGGAGCGATGTCGCGTTCTTCGACATCGTTCGCTTGGCTCCGGGGTTTGGCTTTGCACGTGCCTTACCAGTGAACCGGTCGCCGCTCCATCTGGCAACGTTTCTGCGGATCTGGCGCTCGGTGCGGCTTCCCGTTTAGCGAGCGGGGGCGGGCGGCAGCAAGCGTTCAGTCCTCATTTACCATGATCGCTTAAGGTGGCTCTCCAAGGGACCGGTACGCTACCTGGAGACGCATGTTCATGGCCATCGACGGAGCGGACGACGCGGACGGCCGCGACAACGGTCTTGCTGCGCAACAGCGCCGGAGCGCGAGGGCTGGTTTGGTCGCAGGACCTGGCAGGATCGCCGGGCTTGGACGGCTTCTCGCCGGCGGGTTTGCGGCGGCGCTTCTCGTTTCGTGCTCGGCCTCGAGCGTGCTTGCGCCGCCTGAGGCGATTTCCACCAGTTCGATCGCACCTCAGCCGCCTGCGGCTCTTGGCGGACAACAGGCGACCTATGGCGCGCCGCCCGCGCAAGGGTTGCCGGCCTATGAGAGCCTTGCACAAGGAGCAGTTGGAGGAGCGGGGGCCGGTGCCTCGTCCGGCGCTGGTGTGGCTGGCGTGAGCGGGCCTGGCGCCGATCTCGGCTATGGGTCGGGTCTTGCGGTGCTGCAGCGCGGCCAGCCGCTGCCTGTCGACGATGCGGCACTTGCGCAGATGCAGGGGCGGCCCGTGCCGGACGGGTGGCAGCCCGGCTATGTGCCATCGGACCAGCCGCAGATCCTCGGCACGCTGGGGCCGAATGGCGAAGCGCGGCTTGCGGGCCAGCCAAGCGCGATGCAAAGTCCTGTGGCGTCCGTCGCGCCTCAGCCGTCGATGATGCCGCCTGCGGCTGCACCGGTTCAGATCCAGCCTTCGGCGCCGATCGCCGCGGCACCTCCCGTCTCGGCGCCGGTTGCCGTTGTCGCGCCGCCGGTCGCTGCCGCACCGCCCGTTGCTGCTGCTCCGGTCGTGCAACAGGCGCCAGAGCCGCAGCGGGTCGCAGGCCTGTTTCCGCGTGCGCTCAATCCGTTCGCGCGCTCGCAGGCGCCGCAGAGCAATCTGCCGGCGGCGGAAGCCGCGTGCCGGCAGCGGCTGGAGCGGCTTGGCGTGCAGTTCACCAACAAGCCGGCCGTCGGCAATGGTGGGTCCTGCGGGATTGCCCATCCCGTGGAGGTTTCGGCGCTTTCGGGCGGGGTGAAGGTGCGGCCCGCGACGCTGCTCAACTGCCAGATGGCGGAGGCTTTCGCGACGTGGGTGAAGAATGAGCTCGCGCCTTCGACGCGCAAGCGCTACCTGTCCGGCATCGACACGGTCGGCTCCATGGGCGGCTATTCCTGCCGGACCATGAATTCGCGGCGCGGCGCGCCGATGTCGGAGCATTCCAAGGGCAACGCGATCGATGTCGGCTCGATCAAGCTGAATTCGGGCCGGGTGATCGATGTGAGCGCCAAGGGCTTCTTCGCGTTTCGCGAGCGCGGGCTTTTGAATTCCGTGCGCGACGACGGCTGCAAGTATTTCAACACGATCCTGGGTCCCGGGTCGGACGCCAACCACGCCGACCATTTCCATTTCGACCTTCGGGCGCGGCGCAACGGCTATCGCCATTGCGACTGAGTGCCAAGGCTTGCCGCACGCAGTGCATGTTCCGGTAAGCGGTTGTTAGCGCTCCCCATGCCATGGTGCGGGTTAGAGGGTAGGGGCCTGTGTTGACGGCAAAGTTTGAAATGGACGCGGATCTGAAGCTGCAGCTGGATGCGCTCTACAAGGCGGCGCCGGCTTCGGTGATGTCGATCGTGGGCGGGCTGGTCGCGCTTTCGATCTATTGGGAGCAGGGCATTCCGGCCGGACTGATCGCCTGGTTCGTGGTGGTCGCCGGGGTGGCGGTCGTGCATTTGATCAGCGCGGGCTTGCGCCACTACGGCCTGCCGCGCGGCTTCACAACGCGTCACTGGGCGCGCCTGGTGTGCGGTATCTACGGCACATCCGGTGTGGCGTGGGGTGTGGGCGCAGCTCTCATGATCCTTGAGGGCAATGCCGCGCAGGCACTCGTCGTCTGCTGCCTGATCACCGGCGCGGTGACGGTGACCTTCCCGGCAGCGGTCTACCAGCGGGCCTATAATCTCTTTCAGTTTCCGGCGCTGTTGCTCACCTGCGCCGGCCTGTTCGCGAGCGGGGTGCCCTATAGCAACGCCCTCGCCATTGCCGGCGTGCTTTTGTGCGGGACGCTGGCGGCGATGGCGCGCGGGCTCGGCACGCAGCTGACGCTGGCGCTGAAGCTTTCGCGGGAAAATTCGCGGCTCGTCGCCGATCTGCAGGAGCGCAAGGCGGCGCTGGAGGCGGCAAACCGCGACCTGGAGATCCAGACGGAGACGGACCCGATGACGGGGCTCGGCAACCGGCGGCGGCTGATGCGGGTGCTGCGCGCCTCGTCCGGCGCGCTCGGCGTTCTGCTGATCGATGTCGATCACTTCAAGAGCTACAACGACACTTTCGGCCATGCCGAGGGTGATACCTGCCTGAGGCGGATCGCCGACGCGCTGAGCCGGTCGACGATCGCCGGCGTTACGCTGGTTGCGCGCTATGGCGGCGAGGAATTCGCGATCGTCGTCGATGCGCGCGACCATCACCATGTGCGGGCGGTGGCGGAAGCCATGCGCAAGACGGTCGAGGCGCTGCACGACGAGGGCGGAAGTGCGCTGCGCCGGGCGGTGACGATCAGCGTTGGTGTGGCGCTGCGCGAGGCCAGCGAGGACAAGACCATCACGCAGCTGATCACCGAGGCGGACGAGCGGCTCTATGAGGCCAAGCGGGCCGGCCGCAACCGCGTGCATGACGGGCGGGAGCAGCGCGCGAACCGGGCAGCGGTCGCTTAAGGCACCGGAGCCCTGATGTGGCCTCTTCCGCCTCGGTGCGTCCTATAGTATAGTCCCCTAGGTTATATTTTAGAGGGCGCGGATGCACACGCAGAAGCACAAAGACAGGCTGATCGGCCGGGTGCGGCGGCTCAAGGGCCAGCTTGAAGGCGTGGAGCGAGCGCTGAACGGGGAGGCGCCCTGCGGCGAGATCCTGAGGCAGCTCGCCTCGATCCGCGGCGCGATCTCGGGCCTGACGGCCGAAGTGATGGAGCACCATCTGCGCGAGCACGTGCTGGAAGCCGAGACCGAAGCGGACCGGCACCAGGGCGGCGAAGAGCTGATGGGCGTGCTCAGAACCTATCTGAAATGAAAAGCGACCGCCGCGAGCGACGACGGCGCGCAAACAGGGAGGCCATGATGGCCGGGCAATCGCAACTGGACGACGACCACGATTACGACCATGGGCACGTGTTTCTCGGCGACAACCACGCGCGCAACGAGAAGCGCGTGTGGCTGGTCATCGCGCTGACGGCATCAATGATGGTGATCGAGATCGTCGGCGGCGCGATCTATGGCTCGATGGCGCTGATGGCCGATGGCTGGCACATGGCGACGCATGCTGCGGCGCTGATGATTTCGGCCGTCGCCTATCTTTATGCCAGGCGCCATGCGCGCGACCGCCGCTTCACCTTCGGCACAGGCAAGCTTGGCGATCTGGCGGGGTTTGCCAGTGCCGTCGTGCTCGGGATCGTGGCGCTTCTCATCGGCTGGGAAAGCCTGCTGCGGCTCGCCAATCCGGTGCCGATCAGTTTCAACCAGGCGATCCTCGTCGCGGTGGTCGGGCTTGCGGTCAATTTGATTAGCGCATGGCTTTTGCGGGAAGATCACGGGCATCATCATCACCATGGACATTCCCACGGCCATGATCATGACCACGGGCATGGCCATGTGCATGGGCAGGACAACAATCTGCGGGCGGCCTATCTGCATGTGCTCGCCGACGCGCTGACGTCGGTTCTCGCAATCGTGGCGCTGGTGGTCGGCAGCTTCAATGGCTGGGTCTGGGCCGATCCGCTGATGGGCGTCGTCGGTGCGCTGGTGATCGCGCGCTGGTCGATCGGGCTCATGCGGCAATCGGGCGGCGTGCTGCTCGATACCGTTCCGGAGGACGGGCAGCTTGCGGGTGCGATCCGCTCTGCGCTTTCGGGTGAGGGTGGAACGATCACCGACCTGCATGTGTGGCAGGTGGGGCCGGGACACCACGCGGCGATCATCGCGCTGGTGTGCCCGCGGCCGAAGGCACCCTCGCACTACAAGGCGTTGCTGGCCGATATCCGGCAGCTGTCGCATGTGACGGTGGAAGTGCAGCCGGCGCGCTGATCACTGCGCGGCTGATGCGCCGTCGTCCGTGGGGTCTGCGGATCTGAGACGGCGAAGCGCGCTGTCGACCGTGCGGTCAAAGCGCACAACCGGTGGCGCCACGCCATGGGCGAAGAATTCGCGCCGCAGCGGGCCGGTCGTGCCGGTGATGACGACGCGGCCGCCGCGCCGCTTCTTGCTGCGCGCGATGGAGGCGATCATCTCGCCGGCGGTGGAATCGATCATCGGGACGGCGGAGAGATCGAGCACCAGCACCGGTGCCGACGTCGCGACGCGATCGAGCAGGCTGCCGATGGAGGCGGCCGCGCCGAAGAAGAGCGCGCCCGAGACACGGTAAACGATCACGTCGCCCTGCTGGGTGAGGCGGTCCTCGTCCGGTCCGGCGGAGCCGTCGGGTTCGTCTTCGGCTACGAGCGGCTCAGCAAAGGTTGCCGTCGACATGCGGTGGATGAAGATGAGCGCACCGAGCGCAAAGCCGACGACGATCGCCTCGGTGAGATCGCGGAAGATGGTGAGCAGGAAGGTGACGAGAAGCACCGCCGCATCGCCCCAGGATGCGCGCAGAAGCGTGGCGAAGGCGTGCTTTTCCACCATGGACCAGGCGACAACGGCAAGCACGCCGGCGAGGCTGGCGAGCGGGATATAGCTCGCGAGCGGTGCGGCGAGCATCATGAAGCCGAGCAGGAAGACGGCGTGCAGCATGCCCGACACGGGTCCGACCGCGCCGGCGCGCACATTGGTGGCGGTGCGCGCGATGGTGCCGGTGACGCAAAAGCCGCCGAAGAGCGACGAGCCTATATTGGCGACGCCTTGCGCCACGAGTTCGCAATTGGAGCGGTGGCGCCGGCCGGTCATGCCATCGGCCACGACCGCCGAGAGCAGCGACTCGATCGCGCCGAGCAGTGTGAAGGCGATGGCGCTCGGCAGGACGGCGATGACGAGATCGAGATCGAAGGCCGGCAGCGACGGCGCCGGCAGACCCGACGGGATGCCGCCGAAGGCGGTGCCGATCGTCGCCACCGGCAGGCCGGCAAGGGCTGCGACGAGCGTGGTGAGGACAACCGCGATCAGCAGTCCCGGCCAATGCGGTTTCAGCTTGCGGACGGCGACGACGATGCCGATGGCGGCCAGGGCAAGGGCGGCCGTGACGGGGCTTACCGTCGGCAAAGCGGCGAAGATCACTGGCAACTTTTCGATGAGCGGTCCGGGCTCGGGCGAACCGAGGGTCAGGCCGAACAGCGGGGTCAACTGGCTGGCGAAGATGATGACGGCGATGCCGGCGGTGAACCCCACCGTGACGGGATAGGGAATGAACTTGATATAGGTGCCGAGCCTGAGGAAGCCGATCGCCGCAAGCATGAGGCCCGACAGGAAGGTCGCGAGGATGAGGCCGCCCATGCCATGGGCCTGGATGGTCGCGGCGACGAGCACGATGAACGCCCCGGCCGGCCCGCCGATCTGGTGGCGGCTGCCGCCGAAAAGCGAGACGAGAAAGCCGCCGACGATGGCAGTGATCAGGCCCTGCGCAGGCGTCGCACCCGACGCGATCGCGATCGCCATGGAGAGCGGCAGGGCGACGATAGCGACGGTCAGGCCGGCCACCGCATCTGCCCTGAAATGCGAAAGCCGGTAGCCTTCCTCCAGCACCGTGACAAGCTTCGGCTTGAACAGCTCGGAAAAGCGCGCCTTTTCGGATTGCGCACGCGGATCGCGAGGGCGCGACGACTTTACCGGAGCATGCATGGCCAGCGATCAACCTCCCTCTCACACGGGAGACCCGATTTCAGCGACTCGATCGTCAAGCGCAGTTCCCCCAGGCCAATTTAGCCCGTGTTTGGTTGGAAAACGCGGAAAAAGGTGACGGGTGCTGCCAAAGTAGCGGTGGGGCGGTTCGTAAGATCGATGCGGCGGGTGCGTAGCGTAGGTTCGTCGGGGTTTGTAGGTTCGGCCGGCGGCGTCGATTCTACAGCGTAGAAGCGCCGGCCGCTTCAGGCTGAATTACGCAGCGCGGCTTGGCGGTTGCCGGCGGCGTTGGGAGGTGTGTCGGGGCGGGCGTGGGAACCGGTGCCGGTATGGGCGGTGGCGGTGGGGCGAGAACTGGAGGTCGGAGTTTCGCTGATTTCGAAGCCGGCGACGAGGTCGAAGAGGGTGGCGGCCTCTTCGGACAGGCGGGCGGTGGCGCTCGATGTCTCGACGAACATCTGGGCGTTCTGCTGTGTCGTCTGGTCCATCATGTTGACGGCGCTGTTGATCTGCTTGAGGCCGATCGCCTGCTGCCTGGAGGCTTCCGCAATGGCCTGGAGGTCGCGGTCGACGCCGACGACGCGATCGACGATGGCGCCGAGCTCCTCGCCGGTATTTTCGACGAGCGTGACGCCGCGCCCGATCAGGTCGTTTGAGCCGTGGATGAGGACCTTGATCTCCTTGGCGGCGGTGGCGGATCGCTGGGCGAGTTCACGCACCTCCTGCGCGACGACGGCGAAGCCACGGCCCGCATCGCCCGCGCGCGCAGCCTCGACGCCGGCATTGAGGGCGAGAAGGTTCGTCTGGAACGCGATCTCGTCGATGACGCCGCTGATGCCGGAAATCTCGCTTGCGGAGGTGCGGATCTCGCCCATGGCGTCGATGGCCTGGGTCATCACGGCGACCGACTGTTCGGCGCGTTGCCTCGTTTCGCGCGCCTTGCCGCCTGCGTCGCGGGCGCGCTCGGCGGTATCGGTGACCGTGACGGTGATCTCTTCCAGCGCCGAAGCGGTCTCCTCCACCGAGGCGGCCTGCGCGTCGGTCTGGCTGGCGAGGTGCTGCGATGTGGCGTCGATGGAGCGCGAAGCGGAGGTGATCGCCTCGGCCGCACTGAAGATGGTTTGCAGAGTCGTTCGCAAGGTCGAGGATGTTTCGTTGAAGTCGATGCGCAGGCGCTCCAGCGCGGGCAGGAACGGCTGATCGAGCGTGGCGGTGAGATCGCCGGCAGAAAGCTTTTTCAATGCCGCGGCGAGGCTTTCCACATTGGCGACGCGGTCGGTGACGTCTGTCGCGAGCTTGACGATCTTGAAGACTTTGCCGTCGACATCGAGGATCGGGTTATAGGACGCTTGGATGAAGACGGGGCGGCCGTTCTTGCCGACGCGGACGAATTCGTCAGAGAGGAAGCGACCGGCGGCAAGCTCCGGCCAGAAGCTCCGGTAGGCTTCGGAGCCGACATAGGCGGGCTCGCAGAAGATCGCATGATGGCGCCCGACGATCTCGTCGAGTTCGTAACCCATCGCCTTCAGGAAATTGGCGTTCGCCGTAAGGATCTTGCCGGTCGGCGTGAATTCGATGACGGCCTGGGCGCGCGACAGCGCCTCGAGCTTGCCGCGGTCTTCGGCTGCCTGCAGCGCCTGCGCGGTGACATCGGTGGCGAATTTCACGACCTTATAGGGTTTGCCACCGCGCATCACGGGGTTGTAGGAGGCCGCGATCCAGACCTCCGATCCATCCTTGCGCAGGCGGCGATATTGCCGTTGGTCATGCTGGCCGGAAGCAAACTGGGCCCAGAACTCGGCGTAGTCCGGGCGTGCCGCCTCGGCGGGATCGACGAAGATGCGGTGGTGACGCCCGACGATCTCGTCGGCGCGATAGCCCATCGTGCGGCAGAAATTGTCGTTGGCCTTCAGAATGGTGCCGTCGAGGCCGAATTCGATGATGGCCTGTGATGCGTTGAGGGCGTCCAGAACGGCGCTCGCATCGCGCGCAAAAAGCTGCAGCATGTCGATCTCTTCATGAGAGGGGAGATGCCGCCGGTTCGACGCAATTCCCCATCAAATTTCATGGTGCATCTTCTTGCGTAAATGCGTTTACGCTGCATGAAGAAATCCGTGGTTGCCGCCCCGACGCGCATATTCTCTTGATGTGACCGTTTACCCGGCAAAGGCCTTTTCCAGGGCGGCGATGTCGAGCTTGACCATGCCCATGACGGCAGTCTGGACGCGGGCGGATCTTTCACAGTCCGGGTCGTTCATCATCTTGGGCAGGATGGCAGGCACGACCTGCCAGGAAAGACCGTAACGGTCCTTAACCCAGCCGCATTGCTGGATGGTGCCGCCTTCGCCGAGCGCGCTCCAGTAACCGTCGATCTCCGCCTGGTCGCGACAGGCGACCGAGAGTGATATCGCCTCGGTGAATGCGAACATGGGCCCGCCATTGAGGCCCATGAAGTCGCGGCCGGCGAGGCGGAAGGTGGCGACGAAGAGCTTGCCATTTGCATGGCGCGTGGCTTCGATGATGGCGGTATCGGGGAAGATGCCGCCGTAGAACGCGATCGCTTCCTCCAGCTGGTTATCGAACCACAGGCAGGGGGTGATGGTTGGCATGGTGGACGCCTCCGACATCGATCGTCTCAAGGATTATCGCAGAAACTCTCCCGCGCGGGCGGGTCGGCCGGCGAGGTGCCGGCGCGACCTCAGAACCATGATCCCATGATATGCCGACTTATTTGCCGGCTTATCGTTCTGTCTATTTCCCGTCCGGCGGACCGACGATGGCCCACATATGGCCGAAGGGGTCCTTCAGCTGGCCGTAAAGATCGCCCCAGAAGGCGACTTCGAACGGCATGACGACGGTGCAGCCGGCATCCACCGCGCGGTCCCACCATTCGCGGGCGTTCATGACCGCGAGCGTCAGCGTCGTGCCCTGCGGCTCGACCCAGGGATAGCCGTATTCGGGCATGGCATCGCCCAGCATGAACTTGCCATCGTTGATGGTGAGTTGGCAGTGCATGACGCGCTTGCCGTCATCCATCAGCATGCGGCTGTCCTCGGTGGCGGCGAAGGCCTTCTTGTAGAATTCGATGGCTGCGCTCGCATCCTTGGATGCGAGATAGGGGACGACGCCAGGGATGGATGCGGTCCATTCCTGCGGCTGGGTTTGATCGGACATGGGTGCTTCCTCCTTCAAGCTGTGTTTGGCACCGGTGGATCAGAATTCGACGAAGCTTTCAAAGCCGCCGAAGATCATGCGCTTGCCGTCAAACGGCATGCTGGCCATGTCCATCTTCATGCGGTCGTCTTCGAACACCTTCTTGTTGATCTCGTCGCGCTTTTCGCGGGACGGATAGGTGATCCAGGCGAAGATCACCGTTTCGTCGTCCTTGGCCTGGACGGCGCGGGGAAACGAGGTGAGCTCGCCATAGGGCACGTCGTCGGCCTTGCATTCGACATAGGACAGCGCGCCGTGCTCCATCCAGATGCGGCCGGCAGTGGTGGCGATCTCCTTGTAGGCGTCGAACTTGTCCTTCGGGACTGCAAGCAGAAATCCGTCGACATAGGGCATTTCAGAGCCTCCTCTTCAACATTTCATTGAGCTCAGGACGTTCGCGATTTCGGGCAGCCGACATGGCCGCTCGAAATTTTTTCAGAGCGTGGCGGCGAGCGCAGCCATCTGGTCTGCAGCCTTTCCCCAACCTTCATGAAAGCCCATCTCTTCGTGGGACTTCTTGTCGGCCTCCGTCCAATGGCGCGCGACCGCGGTGTAGCGCGTGCCGCCCGCTTCATCCGCAAAAGTGATGATGCCGGTGAAGAAGGGCTTTTCCGAAGGCGTCCAGGCATCGGTGTAGGCGTCGGTGAAGACGATCTTCTCGTTGGGCACGACTTCGAGATAGATGCCCTGGTTCGGATACTCGTTGCCTTCGGGATCGGCCATGACGATGTGGCTGATGCCGCCCGGGCGCACGTCGACCCTGGCCGAAGCGATCGTCCACGGCGCGGGGACGAACCACTGCTTCAACAGGTCGTCTTCGGTCCAGCAGCGATAGAGTTTCTCGCGCGGCACGTCGATGAAGCGGGTGAGGGTCAGTTCACGGGGCTCAGCCATGGTGCATCTCCAGATGATGTCCGATTTCGTGCAAAGGACGCTGGAGGATGCCACTTCCCGACAGGGGGCGTCCAAAAAATCTGAATTTTCGCGGAAACCGGCGTTGCTTGAGCCGAAAAACGCAAAAAAGGCCGGTATGAACCGGCCTTTCATTGCCATTGCCGCATCCTGAGCCAGTACATCCGTGGTCACAGGGAAGGCGATGACAAGCTATGCGAGCTTGCTCGATTAAGCGGCGGCGAGGTTGCCTGCGCTCATCTTGCCGCTCTTGCTGTCGCGAACAACGTCGAAGTGCACTTTCTGGCCTTCGGCGATGGACGACATGCCGGCGCGCTCAACGGCCGAAATGTGAACGAATACGTCTGCGCTGCCATCGTTCGGCTCAATGAAGCCGTAACCCTTGGTGGCGTTGAACCATTTTACAGTACCAGTAGCCATGACGATTACCTTTCAATCGCATAGTAAGAATGCCGATCGACCAAAAATCGAAAGGCGGTGGATCGATAGGTAAGGGAAAGTCGTCGCATGCGCCGTGGCGCCTAAACAAGTTCGGTTACTCAGATCGATTTGACATAGGTGCGCCTTTGGCGGCCCAATGTCAATGCTATGGCGTTGATAGTCGGGTCCTTATCGGCTGCCTACGCCCTTTCTGGTGGCTTTCTTAGGGGATTTGCGCGCGGGCGCCTTGGGCACTTCGACAGCGGCGGTCTCCGCTTCCATCGCCAGGCGCTGTGCTCTCAGCCGCTCCGTCTTGCGCTCGCGGGCGACGACTTCCTTTTCCATGATGGTGCGGGCTTCGTTGTTGGTCGATGACCACTTGGCCTCGGAGGAAGAGCGCTTTTCCGTGGACGGCGTTTTGAAGGGCTGGGCCAATCGTTTTCCTGACTCTGTCTGAACACAATGAACGCAGTCTGCGTTCTCTAAAGTCCTTATATCAGACATTCGTCGTTCGTGACAGGTGGGCTGTTTCACGCGCCGTTTTGGGGGCTTCGCCGAGCTTGTCGAGATGACGCCGGATATGCGCCGCCTCGGCGGGGCTGTTGGCCAGCGAAATGGCGCGGTTGAACGCCTCGACCGCCTCCGCGCGCCGGCCGAGTTCGCTGAGCAGGCCACCACGCAGGCCGTGGAAATAGAAGTAGCCGGACAGCCTTTCGGCGAGCGGATCGATGAGCGCCAGCGCCGCTTCGGGCCCGGCAAGCTTGTTGATCGCTACCGCGCGGTTGAGCGTGACGACGGGGGATGGCTGCACAGCTTCGAGCGTCCGGTAGAGCAGGTCGATCGCCGCCCAATCGGTTTCGACGGCGGATTTCGCGCGGGCATGGGTGGCGGCAATCGCGGCCTGAAGCTGGTAGGCGCCGGGGCGCGCATGACGCAGCGCCTTGTCGAGCATGGCGAGGCCTTCGGCGATCATCGCGCCGTTCCACAATGTGCGGTTCTGGTCCTCCAGCAGCACGATCTGGCCATCGGCATCGAAGCGGGTCGGGCTGCGGGCGTGCTGCAGGAGCATGAGCGCGAGCAGGCCTGCGATCTCGGGCTCGGCCGGAAAGAGCTTGACCATCAGGCGGGCAAGCCGGATCGCCTCCTCGGCGAAGACGGAGGCGGACCGCTCGGCCTCACGCGTCCTGGCGACGTCGCTGGCGCGGGCGGAGTAGCCTTCGTTGAAGACGAGGTAGAGCATGGCACCGACGGTCGACAGGCGCTCGGCACGCGCCTCGCGGTCCGGCGCCTCGAAGGGAACGCCGGCGCGGGCGATTTTTGCCTTGGCGCGCGTGATGCGCTGTTCCATCGCCGCTTCGGAAACGAGGAAGGCACGCGCGATCTGCGGCACGGTGAGGCCCGAAACGATGCGTAAAGCG from Georhizobium profundi includes these protein-coding regions:
- a CDS encoding RNA polymerase sigma factor codes for the protein MNDTAWIETALTAARPQAVAALLRYFRDLDRAEEAFQEACLRALKSWPKNGPPRDPAAWLIFVGRNAGVDGVRRDSRLRPLPEEDQISDLSDAETDIAEKLDESAYRDDILRLLFVCCHQDLPTTQQIALALRIVSGLTVPQIARAFLVSEAAMEQRITRAKAKIARAGVPFEAPDREARAERLSTVGAMLYLVFNEGYSARASDVARTREAERSASVFAEEAIRLARLMVKLFPAEPEIAGLLALMLLQHARSPTRFDADGQIVLLEDQNRTLWNGAMIAEGLAMLDKALRHARPGAYQLQAAIAATHARAKSAVETDWAAIDLLYRTLEAVQPSPVVTLNRAVAINKLAGPEAALALIDPLAERLSGYFYFHGLRGGLLSELGRRAEAVEAFNRAISLANSPAEAAHIRRHLDKLGEAPKTARETAHLSRTTNV